A single window of Salvia splendens isolate huo1 chromosome 6, SspV2, whole genome shotgun sequence DNA harbors:
- the LOC121806788 gene encoding uncharacterized protein LOC121806788, giving the protein MGGGEGEDPQKLKRIAAAAYDYDNDSRWADYWSNILIPPHLASRNDVVDHYKRKFYQRYIDPDLVVEAMATSSSSQSTTTSNPPQQSSSSTANPSDTRQRSSGSSGRTSGASTTPPTNSTSLRWDQHTIQFSVNAWVFVVAVLAIFPLVPRNLSNRAYRLSFLGTACSSLYSLYSLYGKPRAWNLQAVQVWFQSVVVTKDFMYSIYCLTFVSSHLVLKFALLPIMCRALEHVAKFLRRNFSRSTIYRKYLEDACIWVESNTTTLSILSSQAEIGLGFLLIISLLSWQRNIIQTFMYWQLLKLMYHAPATASYHRSAWSNIGRIANPLIQRYAPFLNTPMATVKKWWLR; this is encoded by the exons ATGggtggtggagaaggagaggatcCCCAGAAGTTGAAGCGAATTGCGGCGGCGGCCTACGATTACGACAACGACTCCCGCTGGGCGGATTATTGGTCCAATATTCTCATTCCGCCGCACTTGGCGTCCCGCAACGATGTTGTTGACCACTACAAGCGCAAGTTCTACCAGCGTTACATC gACCCTGATCTAGTTGTCGAGGCAATGGCGACCAGCAGCTCATCCCAGTCGACAACAACATCAAACCCACCACAACAATCCTCGTCATCAACTGCTAACCCCAGCGATACTCGCCAAAGGAGTTCAG GGTCCTCTGGTAGAACATCGGGGGCATCAACTACTCCACCAACCAATTCTACATCATTGCGTTGGGATCAGCATACAATCCAATTTTCTGTCAATGCTTGG GTTTTTGTAGTGGCAGTCCTTGCAATATTTCCACTTGTTCCAAGGAACCTCTCCAATCGGGCATACCGGCTTTCCTTTTTGGGGACTGCATGTTCTTCCTTGTATTCATTGTATTCACTATATGGG AAACCTAGAGCATGGAACTTGCAGGCTGTGCAAGTTTGGTTCCAGTCGGTGGTTGTCACCAAAGATTTTATGTACTCTATCTACTGCCTTACCTTTGTCAGCTCACATCTGGTTCTCAAAT TTGCTTTACTTCCTATAATGTGCCGGGCCCTTGAGCATGTTGCAAAGTTCCTGAGGCGTAACTTTAGTAGATCAACCATATACAG GAAATACTTGGAAGATGCTTGCATTTGGGTAGAATCAAATACAACTACCCTTAGCATTCTCTCCTCACAGGCTGAAATCGGACTTGGGTTCCTTCTGATTATCTCTCTGTTATC GTGGCAGCGCAACATTATACAGACATTTATGTACTGGCAG CTACTGAAGCTTATGTACCATGCTCCTGCCACTGCTAGTTATCACAGAAGTGCATGGTCTAACATTGGGCGAATAGCGAATCCATTAATCCAGCGCTACGCCCCATTTTTGAACACTCCAATGGCAACCGTTAAGAAATGGTGGTTGAGATGA
- the LOC121808808 gene encoding LOW QUALITY PROTEIN: probable translation initiation factor eIF-2B subunit delta (The sequence of the model RefSeq protein was modified relative to this genomic sequence to represent the inferred CDS: deleted 1 base in 1 codon): protein MTSLRVLCISSPIFCCIFQVKEGRTAGVDSANAGKSVKPAPQRKDNSEIKRSDSQTDKGRKAKKSSVVKQSEARNIVELFRDLPQRDHGAKLTHLESNFFRLGPIHPALYKVGFQYLAGDISGGNAWCIAMLQAFQVSIKDYSTPPETNLIRDLTCKINCYVSFLIECRPLSISMSNAIRFLKRRIASFPLNISVSEAITILLSDIDRFINDKIILADKVIAKHAVSKIRDGDVLLTYASSSAVEMLLLHAHEVGKQFRVVIVDSRPKLEGKKLLRRLVGKGISCTYTHINVVSYVMHEVTRVFLGASSVLSNGTVYSSRVGTACIAMVAHQFRVPVLICCEAYKFHDRVQLDSISCNELGDAEMISMDSGSNENLQPLNLLCFMMQHLPTMYQ from the exons ATGAC TTCTTTGCGTGTTTTGTGCATCTCATCTCCAATCTTCTGTTGTATCTTCCAGGTGAAGGAAGGAAGGACTGCTGGAGTCGATTCAGCCAATGCAGGGAAGTCTGTAAAGCCAGCTCCTCAAAGGAAAGACAACTCTGAGATAAAAAGGAGTGACAGTCAAACAGATAAAGGTAGGAAGGCAAAGAAGAGTTCTGTAGTAAAACAATCAGAAGCCAGGAACATAGTTGAACTCTTTAGGGATCTACCTCAGCGTGATCATGGTGCAAAGCTCACTCACCTGGAATCGAATTTCTTTCGATTAGGCCCCATCCATCCTGCTCTGTACAAG GTTGGTTTCCAATATCTAGCTGGGGATATATCTGGTGGCAATGCCTGGTGCATTGCGATGTTGCAAGCATTTCAAGTATCAATCAAGGATTATTCTACACCACCTGAAACAAATCTTATTAGGGACTTGACTTGTAAAATAAACTGTTATGTTTCCTTTCTGATAGAATGTAGACCCCTTTCGATCAGCATGAGCAATGCAATTAGGTTTCTTAAGAGACGAATTGCCAGCTTTCCCTTAAACATCTCTGTTTCAGAAGCAATTACCATTCTTCTCTCTGACATTGATCGTTTTATAAACGACAAGATAATTCTAGCAGATAAGGTTATTGCAAAGCATGCTGTGTCTAAAATTAGGGATGGCGATGTTCTTCTGACATATGCATCGTCTTCTGCTGTTGAAATGCTACTGCTACATGCCCATGAGGTTGGGAAACAGTTTCGAGTGGTGATAGTTGATTCACGTCCCAAGCTTGAAGGAAAAAAGCTGCTTCGCAGGCTCGTGGGGAAAGGAATTAGTTGTACATACACTCATATAAATGTTGTTTCTTATGTCATGCATGAAGTAACAAGAGTTTTTCTGGGTGCATCTTCGGTGTTGTCAAATGGAACTGTTTACTCA TCAAGAGTTGGCACAGCATGTATTGCTATGGTTGCCCATCAGTTCCGTGTCCCAGTCCTGATATGTTGTGAAGCTTACAAGTTTCACGACAGGGTTCAACTCGATTCCATTTCCTGTAATGAGCTTG GTGATGCTGAAATGATTTCAATGGATTCTGGAAGTAATGAGAATCTACAACCCTTGAACCTGCTCTGCT TTATGATGCAACACCTTCCGACTATGTATCAGTGA